In the Larimichthys crocea isolate SSNF chromosome XXI, L_crocea_2.0, whole genome shotgun sequence genome, one interval contains:
- the LOC104918109 gene encoding MOB kinase activator 2 isoform X2 — protein MGGCHSYPSATKADSKSLQPSDISNEKLGINNNNLEARPYLQQQYLCQRITHTDMFALTALPPGVDKAEWLASNMAFFKHINLFSSALSEFCTPSTCPTACGPDNTVYVWTDDHGRKLKCSAPLYFDYAMSYIQELLTDEDVFPTKAGSVFPTGFVFLVQKVFLLFFRTLAHIYWSHYRETLALGLHPHLNTLFTHLTLFCQQHALLEPEDIEPLQDLITALGQQV, from the exons ATGGGGGGTTGCCATAGTTACCCCTCAGCTACGAAAGCAGACAGCAAGAGTCTTCAACCTTCTGATATCAGCAATGAAAAACT GGGAATTAATAACAATAACCTGGAGGCGCGTCCATATCTGCAGCAGCAATATTTGTGCCAgcgcatcacacacacagacatgtttgcCCTCACAGCGCTGCCGCCTGGCGTCGACAAGGCAGAGTGGCTCGCCAGCAACA TGGCATTTTTCAAGCATATAAACCTGTTCTCTAGTGCGCTGTCTGAGTTCTGCACGCCCAGCACCTGCCCAACCGCCTGTGGACCGGACAACAC GGTCTATGTTTGGACCGATGACCACGGCAGGAAGCTGAAGTGTTCTGCCCCACTTTACTTTGACTATGCCATGTCATACATTCAGGAGCTACTGACTGATGAAGATGTGTTCCCCACGAAAGCAG GCTCAGTGTTTCCAACAGGCTTCGTTTTTCTCGTCCAGAaggtgtttttgctgtttttcaggACTCTGGCTCACATTTATTGGTCTCACTACAGAGAGACGCTCGCGCTGGGCCTGCACCCACACCTCAACACACTCTTCACACACCTCACACTCTTCTGCCAGCAGCATGCCCTGTTGGAGCCGGAGGACATTGAGCCACTGCAGGATCTCATCACAGCTCTGGGACAGCAAGTCTGA
- the LOC104918109 gene encoding MOB kinase activator 2 isoform X1, translating to MGGCHSYPSATKADSKSLQPSDISNEKLGINNNNLEARPYLQQQYLCQRITHTDMFALTALPPGVDKAEWLASNTVAFFKHINLFSSALSEFCTPSTCPTACGPDNTVYVWTDDHGRKLKCSAPLYFDYAMSYIQELLTDEDVFPTKAGSVFPTGFVFLVQKVFLLFFRTLAHIYWSHYRETLALGLHPHLNTLFTHLTLFCQQHALLEPEDIEPLQDLITALGQQV from the exons ATGGGGGGTTGCCATAGTTACCCCTCAGCTACGAAAGCAGACAGCAAGAGTCTTCAACCTTCTGATATCAGCAATGAAAAACT GGGAATTAATAACAATAACCTGGAGGCGCGTCCATATCTGCAGCAGCAATATTTGTGCCAgcgcatcacacacacagacatgtttgcCCTCACAGCGCTGCCGCCTGGCGTCGACAAGGCAGAGTGGCTCGCCAGCAACA CAGTGGCATTTTTCAAGCATATAAACCTGTTCTCTAGTGCGCTGTCTGAGTTCTGCACGCCCAGCACCTGCCCAACCGCCTGTGGACCGGACAACAC GGTCTATGTTTGGACCGATGACCACGGCAGGAAGCTGAAGTGTTCTGCCCCACTTTACTTTGACTATGCCATGTCATACATTCAGGAGCTACTGACTGATGAAGATGTGTTCCCCACGAAAGCAG GCTCAGTGTTTCCAACAGGCTTCGTTTTTCTCGTCCAGAaggtgtttttgctgtttttcaggACTCTGGCTCACATTTATTGGTCTCACTACAGAGAGACGCTCGCGCTGGGCCTGCACCCACACCTCAACACACTCTTCACACACCTCACACTCTTCTGCCAGCAGCATGCCCTGTTGGAGCCGGAGGACATTGAGCCACTGCAGGATCTCATCACAGCTCTGGGACAGCAAGTCTGA